A window from Hemibagrus wyckioides isolate EC202008001 linkage group LG19, SWU_Hwy_1.0, whole genome shotgun sequence encodes these proteins:
- the ckap4 gene encoding cytoskeleton-associated protein 4, whose product MPSKNKNKSDKPAVNPQDDTAKKIPKVSKADSSANSRSGSGKLTKLLSAVSYLVLVSGAAFASFYLQRVLTEVNQIRSESEEALQKNSEVLQKVENALQQVNSMKLSLGGLEAAVGRTQAELEGTNRAIIKGETETRRVEEVLQKLQNEILRDLSEGIREVKQAREHDFSSLEKTLEVRLAELSRSIADSVAEFTGAQEEAQAQLSKLKIKLEEHNEPGNLKDELLSITTAVAGLHTANEVAEGNIGVLREQIVSVSSELQTRNKEVASLSEEIESLRSLVQTTAGSLRKEVSESQPIVQVMSDQIQSAVDEQLRTNQALQSLQTDLRGELSKTETRADDMEARLKATEESLEALANSATEQASRLAAFLSKYDSHESSLAAQSQVAEKTRQAFKEELGGLRSSLGELQASIEALADTNTRLEERIDEVVEEKTAEEVAMEETVTEEAVEEVVEEEEAAEEVVEEEATAEAVVEEEATAEEVVEEDSLTEEISQENIGDEEVPLEEKENMQ is encoded by the exons ATGCCCTccaagaacaaaaacaagagcGACAAGCCCGCTGTTAACCCTCAGGATGACACGGCGAAGAAAATCCCCAAAGTCAGTAAAGCAGACAGTTCTGCAAACTCCAGATCTGGCTCAGGAAAGCTGACCAAACTTCTGTCTGCAGTGTCTTACTTGGTTTTAGTATCCGGAGCCGCTTTCGCCTCTTTCTACCTGCAAAGAGTGCTGACTGAAGTCAACCAGATCCGCTCAGAAAGTGAAGAAGCCCTGCAGAAAAACTCCGAGGTGCTGCAGAAAGTAGAAAATGCGCTCCAACAG GTGAATTCTATGAAGCTTTCTCTGGGGGGTCTGGAGGCTGCAGTGGGACGTACTCAGGCGGAACTAGAAGGCACTAATCGAGCCATAATAAAGGGAGAAACAGAAACACGACGGGTTGAGGAAGTGCTCCAGAAACTCCAGAATGAAATCCTTCGTGACCTCTCTGAGGGCATCCGGGAAGTGAAACAGGCACGGGAGCATGATTTCTCCTCCCTGGAGAAAACCCTGGAGGTGCGCCTGGCTGAACTAAGCCGCTCTATCGCTGACAGTGTAGCCGAGTTCACTGGCGCTCAGGAAGAAGCTCAAGCACAGCTCAGTAAACTAAAAATCAAACTGGAAGAACACAATGAACCTGGTAATCTCAAAGATGAGCTTTTGTCCATTACCACTGCTGTGGCTGGCCTCCACACTGCAAACGAGGTGGCAGAGGGCAACATTGGTGTTCTCAGAGAACAGATTGTGTCAGTCAGTTCAGAGCTGCAGACGAGGAACAAGGAGGTGGCCTCCTTGTCTGAGGAAATTGAGTCACTTAGGTCTCTAGTTCAGACCACTGCTGGGTCATTGAGGAAGGAGGTTTCAGAATCACAGCCCATTGTGCAGGTCATGTCTGACCAGATCCAGAGTGCAGTGGATGAGCAGCTTCGCACCAACCAGGCCCTGCAGAGCCTCCAGACAGACCTGAGAGGAGAACTGTCTAAAACAGAGACAAGGGCAGATGACATGGAGGCCAGGCTGAAGGCCACAGAAGAAAGTTTAGAAGCATTGGCAAACTCCGCCACAGAGCAGGCAAGCCGACTTGCGGCTTTTCTCTCCAAATATGATTCTCATGAGAGCTCATTAGCTGCCCAGAGCCAGGTAGCCGAGAAGACGAGGCAGGCATTCAAAGAAGAGCTGGGGGGATTAAGAAGTAGCCTTGGGGAGCTCCAGGCCAGCATAGAAGCTTTGGCTGACACTAATACCAGGCTAGAAGAAAGGATAGATGAAGTTGTAGAAGAGAAAACAGCAGAAGAGGTAGCCATGGAAGAAACAGTCACAGAGGAGGCAGTGGAGGAGGTAGTTGAGGAAGAGGAAGCAGCTGAGGAGGTAGTTGAGGAAGAGGCAACAGCAGAGGCGGTAGTTGAGGAAGAGGCAACAGCAGAGGAGGTAGTTGAGGAAGACTCACTAACAGAAGAGATATCTCAGGAGAATATTGGAGATGAGGAAGTGCCACTTGAGGAGAAGGAAAACATGCAGTGA